Proteins from a single region of Gossypium arboreum isolate Shixiya-1 chromosome 1, ASM2569848v2, whole genome shotgun sequence:
- the LOC108481577 gene encoding uncharacterized protein LOC108481577, producing the protein MKVLNLIKEFKRLQMKEFESIKEYSDKLIEIANKVRVLGTNLSDSRLVQKILVSVLEKYEATITSFEKTKDLTQLRVVELISALLAQEQRRLMRQEGSIEGALKAKMQHSERKKGPKVESEKEWWHSSLKTAAKGNSTKNYNKNSSCKYCGKQNHPYFRCWRRPNVKCRRCNLIGHIERFCKELRNQQQGGAHVVVKEEEDHLLVGFCFSSSILCDSWLVDSGCTNHMTYDEKLFKDLDRSLKSKVRIGNGEYLEVKGRGTVAIESCTGTKLISDVLFVPEIDQNLLSVGQLVEKRFKVMFEEGMCLILDSSGNELFWIKMQKKSFSLNPFEKEQVASKCQE; encoded by the coding sequence ATGAAGGTGTTGAACTTGATCAAAGAATTCAAGAGGCTACAAATGAAGGAGTTTGAGTCAATCAAAGAATACTCAGACAAGCTGATAGAAATTGCCAACAAGGTAAGAGTTCTTGGGACTAATCTCTCTGATTCTAGACTGGTGCAGAAGATACTTGTCTCTGTACTTGAGAAATATGAAGCAACTATTACATCTTTTGAGAAAACTAAGGACTTGACTCAATTGAGAGTAGTGGAGTTGATCAGTGCTTTACTCGCACAAGAGCAGAGGAGATTAATGAGGCAGGAAGGAAGCATAGAAGGAGCTTTGAAGGCTAAGATGCAGCATAGTGAAAGAAAAAAAGGACCAAAAGTGGAATCAGAAAAAGAGTGGTGGCATAGTAGTTTAAAAACTGCTGCAAAAGGTAATAGTACTAAAAATTATAATAAGAATTCTTCATGTAAGTATTGTGGCAAACAGAATCATCCCTATTTCAGGTGTTGGAGAAGGCCAAATGTGAAATGCAGAAGGTGTAACTTGATAGGGCACATTGAGAGGTTCTGCAAGGAACTGAGAAATCAGCAGCAAGGTGGAGCACATGTTGTAGTTAAAGAAGAAGAAGACCATTTGCTTGTCGGCTTTTGCTTCTCATCAAGCATTTTATGTGATAGTTGGTTAGTTGATAGTGGTTGTACCAATCACATGACTTATGATGAGAAGCTGTTTAAAGACCTTGACAGGTCATTAAAGTCGAAAGTAAGGATAGGAAATGGAGAATATCTAGAAGTGAAGGGAAGAGGCACAGTAGCAATAGAGAGCTGTACTGGAACTAAGTTGATTTCAGATGTTCTGTTTGTACCTGAGATTGATCAAAACTTATTGAGTGTGGGGCAATTGGTAGAGAAGAGATTTAAGGTGATGTTCGAAGAGGGAATGTGTCTAATCCTTGACTCTAGTGGCAATGAATTGTTTTGGATTAAGATGCAAAAGAAGAGTTTCTCATTGAATCCATTTGAGAAAGAGCAAGTGGCATCCAAATGTCAGGAATGA